From Pseudomonadota bacterium:
AAGCCGGGCGAGACCCGGACCTTCAGGAAGTAGACCCGGCGGCCGTTCGGAACAGGGCGTCCTGCCGCCGGCGCAGCCGCCAGAGCGCGCTGTCGGCGGGCTGTTCGACCATGTCGGCGGTCAGCAGGGTGCCCGGCGCAACCGCGGCCGCGAGCCGGGTGTTGGCGGCCATGGTGAAGGGCAGGGGCTGGTCGTCGCCAATGGGCCCGGCCTCCACCAGCAGGGGCTCGACGCCGTCGATCTCGTGGTGGTGGCCACCCATGGCGAGGTCGTGCCCGGGACCCAGGTGCCGGGTCGCCCGGGCCGCCAGGTCGACCCGGGGCTCGGGGGCCGCGGCTCCCGTGGGCAGGCCCAGCCGCACCGCTTGGAGGATCGACGCCATGGCCTCCAGGCCCAGCAGGTGCACCGGGTTGACCAGCGCCGCGTAGCCGCCGCAGCCGCTCACCGGGATGCCCTTGCCGGCCAGCACCGCCCAAGTCTCGGCATGGTCGCAGCGGACGACGACGAAGACGCCGCCGGCCAGGCTGGCCTCGTCCGGACGGCGCAGGCAGGTGACCATGTCGACGACCCCCGTTCGCCGCAGCAGGCCGCCGGCTTCGTGTGGCCGGAACAGGTCCGGCAGTTCCGGCCAGCGGGCGATGGGGGCCAGCAGGTCCGGCGCCTCGAAGCCGAGACCGGTGTGGTTGGCCACCACCGCCATCTCGGTCAGATCCGACGGCGTCCTGAGCGGGGCGCCGGGGACGGCGGCCGTGCGCCGGCGCACGGTCTCGCGGTCCCCCTGCCAGAGGGCGCCGAAGTCCGCCGCCGGGTAGTCGGGACGGTCGCCGGTCAGGTGCGTTAGCCGGCCCTCGTCGGGGGTCCAGACCAGGTCGTGCTCGCCGGACTTGCCGGCCACCACCACCTCCAGCCCCAACAGCCGCGCCCGCGCCACCAGGCCCACCAGCAGGCTCGGCTGGTCGCCGTCGGCCAGGGTGTAGACGACGCCGGCCTCGGCCGCCAGGCGGGCCAGCATGGGGCCGACGGCGACCTCGGCCTCCTTGGTAGCCATGACGACGTGCTTGCCGGCGGCGATGCAGGCCTCGGCCAGGGCGGCGGCGGTCTCCGGATGGCCCGTCGCCTCCACCACCACGTCGGCGTCGACGCCCGCCACCTCCAGGGCGTCCGTCAGCACGGCCGCCCCCTCGGGCGCCAGGCGGGCCGCCTTCTCCCCGTCCACGTCGCAGACGGCGGCGATGCCGACGCCGGGCAGGCGCGGCGCCTGG
This genomic window contains:
- a CDS encoding flagellar biosynthesis protein FlgA, which produces MVNAAELFRDARDEPVRIALVGAGQFGATLAGQAPRLPGVGIAAVCDVDGEKAARLAPEGAAVLTDALEVAGVDADVVVEATGHPETAAALAEACIAAGKHVVMATKEAEVAVGPMLARLAAEAGVVYTLADGDQPSLLVGLVARARLLGLEVVVAGKSGEHDLVWTPDEGRLTHLTGDRPDYPAADFGALWQGDRETVRRRTAAVPGAPLRTPSDLTEMAVVANHTGLGFEAPDLLAPIARWPELPDLFRPHEAGGLLRRTGVVDMVTCLRRPDEASLAGGVFVVVRCDHAETWAVLAGKGIPVSGCGGYAALVNPVHLLGLEAMASILQAVRLGLPTGAAAPEPRVDLAARATRHLGPGHDLAMGGHHHEIDGVEPLLVEAGPIGDDQPLPFTMAANTRLAAAVAPGTLLTADMVEQPADSALWRLRRRQDALFRTAAGSTS